The Thermotoga sp. Ku-13t DNA segment ACGCCGTTTCGAAGATCGATCGGCTTGATGTGGATGCCTTTCTTCAATCTCTGTACGAGCGCTATCAATCCTTCCTAGATAGAGACGATGAAGGGTTGAAGGATCGGGTTTTCGAGATCAGAGACGTCCTGCTGGGTTCAAAATTTTTGAAAGAAGTTCCTGTAGAATTTCAGGATTACATCGTCAGCCACGGTGAACGCTGTTCGTCTCTGATGATAACCAGATTTTTCAACGAACATGGTCTGGACTTCGAAGAAGCTTTGCCCGAGTGGTTCGGACTTGTGACAGACGGCAAGTTCGGTAACGCAACGGTCGACCTTGAGGCGAGCCGTCGGAACGCGGTTGCGTTCTTCAAGAAGGATAGAAACTACGTCGTTCCTGGTTTTTACGGGCTTCACGATGGAAGAGTCACTATACTGGGCCGTGGTGGGAGCGATTATACAGCGACTTCGCTGGCTTACTGTCTTGACGCGGAAAGGGTGGATCTGTACAAAGATGTGTCCGGTTTCATGACGTGTGATCCGAAGCACGTGAAGAACGTCAAACCCGTGAAGATGCTTTCTTACGATGAAGCTGCAGAGCTCTCCTATTTCGGAGCGAAGATACTGCACCACGCGACTGTTGAACCTTTGAGAAAGAAGGGCATACCGCTGTACGTGTTCAACATAAACCAGTTCAAAGGCATCGACGAACCTGACACAATCATAACCGCGAACGGTTCGACGACGAAGGACGTGGTCAAGAGCATTTCTTTCACCGACGACATCGCCGTCGTTCAGTTCAAAGGTTCCAACGTGGGTCGTGTACCGGGTTTGCTCGGTCAGATCGCATCGACGTTTGGCGCCGAGAACATCAACATAAAGTCCGTGATAACGGCTCAGACGAGTATAAACGTGCTCATTTCGCGGCAGGATCTGGAAAAATCGAAGAAGATCGTTTCAAAGCTGAACATCCCGGAGGTCGAACAGATCGATTTCAAAACGAACATATCCCTGATCGCGGCAGTGGGAAACGGTGTGCTCCAGAAACACGGAATAGCCGCGAGGATCTTCTCCGCCGTGTCCAGGGAGAAGATCAACGTTTTGATGATCTCGGCCGGTGCATCGGAAGTGACCGTGTACTTCATTGTCAGCGTTGAGGACAGAGACAAAGCCCTCAGGGCGATACACGAAGAATTCTTTGGAGGTGTTGAAGATGAGAACGATTGAAGAAATCAACAAAAAGATTCTGAACGGTGAGGCGGTAGTACTCACGGCAGAAGAGGTTGTCAGACTGGCGAAAGAAGAGGGAGTTAAGGAAGTCGCCAGGAAGGTCGACGTGGTGACGACGGCCACCTTCGCACCTATGTGCTCGAGTGGGGCGTTCGTGAACTTCGGCCACACCAGACCACCCATGAGGATGGAGAAGATAGAGATCGAAGGCGTGGAGGTCTACGGCGGTCTGGCGGCCGTGGACGGTTACATAGGTGCGACGCAGGAATCGAAGCAGGATAAAAGTTTCGGCGGAGCACACATCATAGAACTGCTCATCAGAGGGCAGAACCTCAAGTTGAAGGCGGAAGGGAAAGGAACGGACTGTTATCCGAGGAAGCAGTTCGAAGGTTATGTGAACAAAGACATGATAAACGACTTCTTCATGTTCAACCCGAGGAACGCGTACCAGAACTACGCCGCGGCCACGAACAGTTCTGACAGGACCATATACACCTACATGGGCAAACTGCTCGCAAACTTTGGAAACGTCACCTATTCCACCTCGGGCGAACTGAGCCCGTTGCTGAAAGATCCAAAGCTGCTCACGATCGGACTGGGAACGAAGATCTTCCTCTGCGGCACGGAAGGTTACGTGGTATGGCCAGGCACGCAGTTCAGAAACAACGTGCACACGAACGAACACGGCATACCCATCTCCGCTGCGAGGACCCTCGCTGTGATAGGCGATGCGAAGAGGATGAATCCGAGGTATCTGAGGGCTGCGTATTTCAAAAATTACGGTGTGACGATGTTCATCGGCATAGGTGTACCGATACCCGTCCTGAACGAGGAGATCGCTTACTATGTGAGCAGATCGAACGAAGAAATAACCACGGAGCTGAGGGACTACGGAAAATCAGGAAGGCCCGTGCTGAGGCTCGTCAACTACGCAGAACTCAGGTCCGGCTGGATCGAGATAGAGGGTAAAAAGGTGAAGACTGCACCGATCTCGAGCCTTGCGATGGCACGCGAAATCGCAGAAGTTTTGAAACGCTGGATCCACGAAGGTCAGTTCACGCTCACGAACCCTGTCAAATTGTTCGACGAGCCGAGGAGTATGAAGGGGCTCGAGGAAGTGAAAGAAGCCGAGAGGTTCAGAATGGAAGAACCAACTTGTGTGAACTGCGGCATGTGTGTGGGCGTGTGCCCCTTCGACGCGTTGAAGCTCGTCGACGATGTTCTGAAGTTTGAGAGAGATCTTTGCACGAACTGTGGACTGTGCAGCGACGTATGTCCCGTTGGGGTGAAGCTGCCTCCGCTGTGAGAAGGTTTTACAGAAATTTTCACAGTCAGAGGTTACATGCTTTCACCGTTCGATACAAAGAAACGGACCTGTGGATCGGTGTCGACAGGTACGATCCACAGATGCCAGAGGCTGTACTCGGGTTCGTTGAGGATCTGTACCGACAGCTTCTGGAGGTTGCGAAAGTCTGGCCGGAGTTCTTTTCTTCGCTCGAGCCGGTGGAATTGTCCGACGGACCGAAGGTCGCGATGAAGATGGTCGAGGCGGCGAAGCTTGCCGGCGTCGGTCCCACGGCGGCGGTGGCTGGAGCGTTCGCAGACGAGGTCGGTGAGTTCCTGTTGAAGAATTTCGACTGCGAAGAGGTGATCGTGGAGAACGGGGGAGACATTTTCATCAAATGCAGCAGCGACATCGTTTCGGCCGTGTACGCGGGAAGCTCTCCCCTCTCTGGCAGGGTGGGATTGAAGATTCCAGAAGGTAGCTGGGGTGTCTGCACCTCCTCTGGAAGGTTTGGACATTCCCTGAGCTTTGGCAACGCGGACGCGGTAACTGTGATCAGCAGTAGCGCAACGATCGCAGATGCGTTCGCCACAGCTTACTGCAACATGGTGAAAAAGAAGGAGGATGTGGAGGATTTGTTGAAATGTGCGATCAACGAAAATGTACTCGGTGTTCTGGTCATTTTCGAGGACAAACTTGGGGTGAAAGGACAATTCGAGATCGTTCTCCTGAAAGGTGATGCGAATGAAGCTGGTCGATAAAATAAAGGAAGGTCCGATCCTGTCCATAGAAGTCCTGCCGCCGAACAGGGGACACGACGTTGAAGAGATCTTCAAAACGGTCGATGAGCTGATGGATTTTCCCATATCCTTCATCAATGTCACGAGGCACGCCCCTGAAGTCGCTTACGTCGAGATCGATGGTCAGATCGTGAAGGTGACCAAGGTCAAGAGGCCCGGCACGGTCGGTCTGAGCGCGGCACTCATGCACCGTTACAAGATCGACGTTGTGCCGCACGTCATCTGCTACGGTATGGACAAATACCAGATCGAAGATCTGTTGATAGACCTGCACCTGATAGGTATCAGAAACGTGTTTGCCGTCAGAGGCGAGTACGAAAATCCCATGAGCGAACAGCAGGATAGAAGTTCTTACAGGCACGCGGTGGAGCTGGTGAGACACATCGCGAACCTGAACAGAGGAATCTATCTTTATCCAACGGAACAGAGCGTGCCCACAGATTTCTGCATCGGTGTCGCGGGTTATCCTGAGAAACACTTCGAAGCGCCGAACATGGAGGAAG contains these protein-coding regions:
- a CDS encoding homocysteine biosynthesis protein: MRTIEEINKKILNGEAVVLTAEEVVRLAKEEGVKEVARKVDVVTTATFAPMCSSGAFVNFGHTRPPMRMEKIEIEGVEVYGGLAAVDGYIGATQESKQDKSFGGAHIIELLIRGQNLKLKAEGKGTDCYPRKQFEGYVNKDMINDFFMFNPRNAYQNYAAATNSSDRTIYTYMGKLLANFGNVTYSTSGELSPLLKDPKLLTIGLGTKIFLCGTEGYVVWPGTQFRNNVHTNEHGIPISAARTLAVIGDAKRMNPRYLRAAYFKNYGVTMFIGIGVPIPVLNEEIAYYVSRSNEEITTELRDYGKSGRPVLRLVNYAELRSGWIEIEGKKVKTAPISSLAMAREIAEVLKRWIHEGQFTLTNPVKLFDEPRSMKGLEEVKEAERFRMEEPTCVNCGMCVGVCPFDALKLVDDVLKFERDLCTNCGLCSDVCPVGVKLPPL
- a CDS encoding UPF0280 family protein, encoding MRRFYRNFHSQRLHAFTVRYKETDLWIGVDRYDPQMPEAVLGFVEDLYRQLLEVAKVWPEFFSSLEPVELSDGPKVAMKMVEAAKLAGVGPTAAVAGAFADEVGEFLLKNFDCEEVIVENGGDIFIKCSSDIVSAVYAGSSPLSGRVGLKIPEGSWGVCTSSGRFGHSLSFGNADAVTVISSSATIADAFATAYCNMVKKKEDVEDLLKCAINENVLGVLVIFEDKLGVKGQFEIVLLKGDANEAGR
- a CDS encoding aspartate kinase translates to MSRFVLKFGGSNLKSRDDLFKILDVVRMYKGSLIVVVSAVYGVTNQLIDAVSKIDRLDVDAFLQSLYERYQSFLDRDDEGLKDRVFEIRDVLLGSKFLKEVPVEFQDYIVSHGERCSSLMITRFFNEHGLDFEEALPEWFGLVTDGKFGNATVDLEASRRNAVAFFKKDRNYVVPGFYGLHDGRVTILGRGGSDYTATSLAYCLDAERVDLYKDVSGFMTCDPKHVKNVKPVKMLSYDEAAELSYFGAKILHHATVEPLRKKGIPLYVFNINQFKGIDEPDTIITANGSTTKDVVKSISFTDDIAVVQFKGSNVGRVPGLLGQIASTFGAENINIKSVITAQTSINVLISRQDLEKSKKIVSKLNIPEVEQIDFKTNISLIAAVGNGVLQKHGIAARIFSAVSREKINVLMISAGASEVTVYFIVSVEDRDKALRAIHEEFFGGVEDEND
- a CDS encoding methylenetetrahydrofolate reductase: MKLVDKIKEGPILSIEVLPPNRGHDVEEIFKTVDELMDFPISFINVTRHAPEVAYVEIDGQIVKVTKVKRPGTVGLSAALMHRYKIDVVPHVICYGMDKYQIEDLLIDLHLIGIRNVFAVRGEYENPMSEQQDRSSYRHAVELVRHIANLNRGIYLYPTEQSVPTDFCIGVAGYPEKHFEAPNMEEDLLNLKRKIDAGAHYVITQMVFDVEIYRRFVQLARDFGINVPIIPGIKPVVNLKSIYSIPKKFFVTIPAHFVSQMQQARSSEEEFKVGVRFAAKLAEGLLASGAPGIHIFTMGRAKATKAMLSLLYSKQA